The uncultured Bacteroides sp. DNA segment GTCATACTAATAATCATGAATATGCCTTTAGGATACTTTCAAAACTAGATATACACGGTAAAGTCATCGTACCACTTAGTTATTCGGGTAAAAAAGAGTATAAAGAAGCGGTGATAAAACAAGGGCAGAGACTGTTTGGAGAATCTTTTATACCTATAATGGACTTTTTACCGTTGGCGGATTATAATCGCTTGATGGCAAGTAGTAGTTTTGCGATATACGCCAATTGGAGGCAAGAGGCTGTAGGTAATATTCTTGTTTCTCTATATTTAGGCTCAAAAGTTTTTTTATCCAATCGTAATCCCATTTTAGGATGGGCCCGAAGGCATGGATTTATTGTTTTTGAGCTTGAAAAAATAGGTGTTGGAGATTTGGCAACTCCACTTGCTGAAAAGGATCGATTTAATAATCGGAATATATTATTGCGTGACTTTGATAGTACAGCTCTCTATCGTATGATGCGGAATACATTTTCTAACAGATAAAAGAATGCGAGTTATGACAAAGATATTAATAATACGTTTTCGTCGAATAGGAGATGCTGTGGTCACTTCTTCTCTCTGTACCACATTAAAACACTCCATTCCGAACGCGGAGATACACTATGTTTTGAATGATAACATAGCACCCCTATTTTATCATCATCCTGATATTGATAAATTGATCACATTTAGTGAAGAGGAGAAACATTCATTCTTGCAATATTTATGGAAGATATTGAGGTTGATGCATAGAGAGAAATATGATATCATTATTGACGCTCGATCTACGATTAATACGATGTTTTTTGCCTTGTTTTCTCTTAGGACAAAGATGCGTATAGGTATAAAGAAAACTTATACTACTCTTGTCTTTAATAAAAGTATTCCTGAAACTATGAGGAATGACGTAGATATGGTTCAGCAATTATTAGAGTTGTTAGATCCATTATCCGAACTTTACAATATCCGGAAAGACAAAAAATTTAAATTATGTTGTACAGAAGAGGAACTTACCGGCGCAAGAAATTACTTGCAGTTATCGGGTTTAGATCTTTCGAAACCAATTATTTTGTGTGCTGTGGCTACTCGGCTTGATCACAAAATGTGGCCACTTGAAAAGATGAAAATTGTATTGGAATATATATTGGAAAAATATGATGTTCAATTAATCTTTAATTATGCGGGACAAAAAGAGAAGGCTTTAGCCCATAAGCTATATGATGAAATGAATAAGCCTTCGAATGTTTTTATAAATGTAGAAGCGAAAAGTCTTAGAGAACTGGCTGCTCTGACAGCAAATACAAATTTTTTCTTTGGCAATGAAGGGGGGCCGAGACATATTGCACAGGCATTTAATGTACCTTCATTTGCTATATACTCCCCAACGATATCTCGAAAAGTTTGGCTGCCTAACTGCTCTGAACGTTTTCAAGGCATAGAACCCAGAGATATTGATCCTATTGTCGCTAATGATCCAGAGAGGTCATTTGATGATAAAATTAATCTTATTACCCCCAAAGAGATTTGTGTTCGATTATCAAAAATGATCGATCACTTGGTGATAAAATAAATCGAAGACTATGGGAAGAGGGGAGAATTCTTGCGGCGATTGCAGCAAAAACGTAAATTGAATATTTAACGCACTATTGTATATATAAAAAGAAGATGAGAGATATAGTACCGCTCGTAAGCGTGATTATTCCCAATTATAATTATGCTCTATATTTAGAAGATCGCATAGAATCTGTGTTGAATCAAACTTTTCAGAACTTTGAACTGATAATATTAGATGATGCGTCGACAGATAATAGTGTGGAATTAATAAAACGTTATAAAGAAAATGTTCATGTTACTCATCTCCTCTTTAATAAAGAAAATGGCGGCAGTCCTTTCTCCCAATGGAAAAAAGGATTTGATCTTGCGGAAGGGGAATACATTTGGATTGCAGAAAGTGATGATTTTGCTGACCCTTCTTTTTTAGAATGTTCTGTGTCTCTTCTTGATAAATATCAAAATGCTGCATTTTGTTTCTCGAGTGCCCATTTTTTGAATGAAGATGGCCATGAATTGGAAGATGATGAGGTTTCACGTCTTATAATTTCGGAAAGGGAGTGGGGGCTCTTTGATGGAATTAGCTATGTAAAACATAATTTGTTTTGGGGTAATTGTGTTTATAATGCGAGTGGTGTTGTTTTTCGTAAGCGGTATGCTTTGCAGATTGACTGGGGGACGTGTGTTTCTATGAAGTATGCTGGAGATTGGCTTTTTTGGGCTAAGATGGCTCTTTTAGGCGATGTTATTGAAGTTTATAAAAAACTAAATTATTTCAGAAAACATCTTTTAAGTACTACCACAAAAGGTGTTTTATCCGGTGAAAGTATTTTTGAAGATATGGCTGTAGTGAAATATATCGAAACAACTGTAGAAATCGGGATATATAAAAAGTTCGTTCGGAATGGTTTTTTCTACAAAGTAATAAAGCGTCTTAGGGTAAATAAAGAAGTTCAAAATGAGCTTCTGGACGAATATAGTAGGCTGTTCAGTTGTGGGTATATAGCTTATTTGGTAGAGCGAATTAATAAGTTACTTGTGCCTGTTTTTCTTTGGACATTAACATACGACAGAGATAGATTAAAATAATGAATTAGCGATGAAGACAGATTATTTAATAAGTGTTATTATTCCTGTTCACAATACTGCAAAGTATTTGAGAAGGGCTGTAGAGTCAGTTAGGAATCAAGATTTAAAAGAAATAGAAATTATTTTAGTTGATAATGTATCTACTGACGGTTCTTCTGAGATCTGTGACGAGTATGCAAAGATTGACTCTCGTATAAAGGTGCTTCATCTCTCAATCGCAGATTTATCTACCGCAAGAAATGAAGGCCTGAAAATTGCATCAGCACCATATCTTGGGTTTATAGATAGCGATGATTATATTGAGCCTAACATGTATGGTTTGTTGCTGCGTATATTGGTGGAGTCTCAGGCTAATATGGCTTTTTGTGATCTATGTTGTGAAGATGAAGATGGAAGACGAGAATTAGCGTGTTCTTATTCAGGCAAGATTACTCAATATTCATCAGAAGATGCCTTGCGATTATTATTTTTAGAGAAAATGAGTAGTTCTGTTTGCACAAAAATATATGAGAGAGCTCTCTTTAATGATTTACACTTTCCGGAAGGCTTTTTTTATGAAGACCATTGTACGATATTCAAATGGATCTCTATGTGTCAGCATATTGTGGGCATAGATTTTGCTTTTTATCATTATATGTTACGTTCAGATAGTATCTGCCGTAGTTTTAGCCCAACAAAGGGCTATCATTACTTTCTTGCAGATTATTCTCGATGGGAATTTGCTATTAAGCGATCACTTTTTGAGGAAAATGAGAAAAAGGAATTTGCTAATTTGATTGTTTCTAAGTGTTTGTGCGATTTTAAAGACGTAATGGCAAATACGAGCAATAAATCCTTTAAAGCAGAAAAAAAGGATATGAGGCTTAAATTAAGATCCTTTTTGTCGCTTACTAAAACGGATATTGATCCCAAGTATTACAAACGTTTAAGAAAAATCGCTTATTTTTGGCCTATATATTATTTTGTACGTTTTTATTTAAAAAGAGGAGGGTGATATATTTCCTTTTTTGTTGAATAGTTAGAGGATCAGTTTCCTCTCTTGAAGGCTTGATTTAGTTTAAATAGAAAAACAATCAATCTTTTCATTCTTTTCTGAAACTTTCTAGTATGGTTTAGTTGGGGGATTATATCACAAAGTGGAGAGCGCTCAATGATGGATAACTTTAATAAATCATTGTATACCTTGGTTGGAAAAAGGTTGTTCAGCACTTTTAGCCTTTCTTCTTTAGTCAGAATTGGATTGGTAGAAGAAATGCCACCATCTAAA contains these protein-coding regions:
- a CDS encoding glycosyltransferase family 2 protein gives rise to the protein MKTDYLISVIIPVHNTAKYLRRAVESVRNQDLKEIEIILVDNVSTDGSSEICDEYAKIDSRIKVLHLSIADLSTARNEGLKIASAPYLGFIDSDDYIEPNMYGLLLRILVESQANMAFCDLCCEDEDGRRELACSYSGKITQYSSEDALRLLFLEKMSSSVCTKIYERALFNDLHFPEGFFYEDHCTIFKWISMCQHIVGIDFAFYHYMLRSDSICRSFSPTKGYHYFLADYSRWEFAIKRSLFEENEKKEFANLIVSKCLCDFKDVMANTSNKSFKAEKKDMRLKLRSFLSLTKTDIDPKYYKRLRKIAYFWPIYYFVRFYLKRGG
- a CDS encoding glycosyltransferase family 2 protein, with the translated sequence MRDIVPLVSVIIPNYNYALYLEDRIESVLNQTFQNFELIILDDASTDNSVELIKRYKENVHVTHLLFNKENGGSPFSQWKKGFDLAEGEYIWIAESDDFADPSFLECSVSLLDKYQNAAFCFSSAHFLNEDGHELEDDEVSRLIISEREWGLFDGISYVKHNLFWGNCVYNASGVVFRKRYALQIDWGTCVSMKYAGDWLFWAKMALLGDVIEVYKKLNYFRKHLLSTTTKGVLSGESIFEDMAVVKYIETTVEIGIYKKFVRNGFFYKVIKRLRVNKEVQNELLDEYSRLFSCGYIAYLVERINKLLVPVFLWTLTYDRDRLK
- a CDS encoding glycosyltransferase family 9 protein — protein: MTKILIIRFRRIGDAVVTSSLCTTLKHSIPNAEIHYVLNDNIAPLFYHHPDIDKLITFSEEEKHSFLQYLWKILRLMHREKYDIIIDARSTINTMFFALFSLRTKMRIGIKKTYTTLVFNKSIPETMRNDVDMVQQLLELLDPLSELYNIRKDKKFKLCCTEEELTGARNYLQLSGLDLSKPIILCAVATRLDHKMWPLEKMKIVLEYILEKYDVQLIFNYAGQKEKALAHKLYDEMNKPSNVFINVEAKSLRELAALTANTNFFFGNEGGPRHIAQAFNVPSFAIYSPTISRKVWLPNCSERFQGIEPRDIDPIVANDPERSFDDKINLITPKEICVRLSKMIDHLVIK